Proteins from a genomic interval of Chryseobacterium indologenes:
- a CDS encoding nucleotidyl transferase AbiEii/AbiGii toxin family protein, which translates to MLYKETVSREMWELLQKLMKDEKFKDYILVGGTALSLKVGHRKSVDIDLFTTKDFDSQEMLYYLNQNYGAIITESRLFTNTVLTHIDDIKVDIVTHKYPLLNPVEMNEGIRMISNEDIGAMKLHAIFQSGKRLKDFVDMYFLLEEKPLKDYLQAYEKKYDGHDFLAAYALSFFGNIDFDKAFDVSMMKGKENNWPRMSERLKKAAVNPELKFEIKLKQENGKKPPKKGRGFRR; encoded by the coding sequence ATGCTATACAAAGAAACTGTCAGCAGAGAAATGTGGGAACTACTCCAGAAATTAATGAAAGATGAAAAATTTAAGGATTACATCCTAGTCGGAGGTACAGCATTATCTCTAAAAGTCGGACATAGAAAATCAGTAGATATAGATTTGTTCACCACAAAAGATTTTGATTCACAGGAGATGCTTTATTACCTGAATCAAAACTATGGTGCCATCATTACGGAAAGCAGACTTTTTACCAATACAGTACTTACCCATATTGATGATATAAAGGTTGATATCGTTACCCACAAATATCCTTTATTAAATCCTGTAGAAATGAACGAAGGTATTCGAATGATCTCTAATGAGGATATTGGAGCGATGAAGCTACATGCCATTTTTCAGAGTGGAAAAAGGTTAAAAGATTTTGTGGACATGTATTTTCTCTTGGAAGAGAAACCACTTAAAGACTATCTTCAGGCATATGAAAAAAAATATGACGGTCATGATTTTTTAGCTGCTTATGCACTTTCCTTTTTTGGCAATATTGATTTTGATAAGGCTTTTGATGTTTCAATGATGAAAGGAAAAGAGAACAATTGGCCAAGAATGTCAGAGCGTTTGAAAAAAGCAGCTGTTAATCCTGAACTGAAATTTGAGATAAAACTTAAACAGGAAAATGGAAAGAAGCCACCAAAAAAGGGTAGAGGTTTTCGCCGATAA
- a CDS encoding S8 family peptidase, whose amino-acid sequence MDNKNLPIKFFQKRQKDEMDTEGGGKRIIPQWASEGQLWEKSEYIKSVLMDVSMSLAEKVKKNNYIPSVVKLKVSGDALAKTYRKEIGNLFNVGKLNIIGVSGEDEVLIKIDNESDLKNILNRFSDAKLAFPTYTTLVGISAINNIEEFKPQIDIEEEDEGQVYKVKLFNYGNKELNNILIRSFEKYCRDNDIDSQKAEYSDELNIFRISRVTADGFEELRDFDGIQLITEMPTYSLTLDELTEENVIEIKQPKEGTNYPVVGVLDTGIAKIPHLNPWLHTKSFTKYHEDDINKGHGTFVAGVLLYGDNLEGKEYTGFEGCKLFEAIVMPDLKKQKIFEDELIENIREAITDHNEIKIWNLSLGTDREADLYEFSDFAKALDEIQEENNVLICKSAGNCNNFRINAPKSRIANSADTVRGLVVGSIAHDKLETDFAEKNNSSPFSRIGPGPSNLIKPDLVHFGGNAGLDISNKLVINPVKSFAIDGSLAHQVGTSFSTPRVAAITAGVDSMLNEEFNSLLLKALVIHSSKYPEEMKMSIAEKINSTGFGMPSNINDILFNQPNEITLILQDTLEKGSFIDILDFPFPQSMIDDDGYYYGELTVTLVTSPILEVSQGAEYCQSNIDVYLGSYDEKVEKDITQPRVKNPIGAEGRQNVLATSVYSKKAMKDFDTSFATERMLVSYGDKFQPVKKWSVNFDDFTPANKDKYLKTPKNWYLKLEGLFRHFTESKCEMEKTTPSQEFCLIVTIKDTKKRGNIYNEVTQLLNNFSFVHSNVKIREEVRLRLNG is encoded by the coding sequence ATGGATAATAAAAATTTACCAATAAAATTCTTTCAAAAGAGGCAAAAAGATGAAATGGACACTGAAGGTGGAGGAAAACGAATAATACCTCAATGGGCTTCGGAAGGACAACTATGGGAAAAATCTGAATATATCAAATCTGTTCTTATGGATGTTTCTATGTCTTTAGCTGAAAAAGTTAAAAAAAACAACTATATACCTTCTGTAGTAAAACTTAAGGTAAGCGGCGATGCACTAGCAAAAACCTATAGAAAAGAAATTGGAAATCTTTTTAATGTTGGTAAATTAAATATCATAGGTGTAAGTGGAGAAGATGAAGTACTAATTAAAATAGACAATGAATCTGACCTGAAAAATATATTAAACCGTTTTTCCGATGCCAAACTAGCATTTCCTACATACACCACTCTTGTGGGAATTTCCGCAATTAATAATATAGAAGAATTTAAGCCTCAAATTGATATTGAGGAAGAAGATGAAGGTCAAGTATATAAAGTAAAACTATTCAATTATGGAAATAAGGAATTAAACAATATACTGATTAGAAGTTTCGAAAAGTACTGTAGAGACAACGATATTGATTCTCAAAAAGCAGAATATTCCGATGAATTAAATATTTTCAGAATTAGTAGGGTTACTGCTGATGGTTTTGAGGAATTACGTGACTTTGACGGTATACAGCTGATAACAGAAATGCCTACATATAGTCTGACCTTAGATGAATTAACTGAGGAAAATGTTATTGAAATAAAACAACCAAAAGAAGGCACTAATTATCCGGTAGTAGGAGTTCTTGATACAGGAATTGCAAAGATTCCCCATCTTAATCCATGGTTACACACTAAAAGCTTTACTAAATATCATGAAGATGATATCAACAAAGGGCACGGGACTTTCGTTGCGGGTGTTTTATTATATGGTGACAATTTAGAAGGCAAGGAGTATACCGGCTTTGAAGGATGTAAGCTATTTGAAGCAATAGTAATGCCCGATTTGAAAAAGCAAAAAATATTTGAGGATGAATTAATCGAAAATATTAGAGAAGCAATAACTGACCATAATGAAATAAAAATATGGAACTTATCCTTGGGAACAGATAGAGAAGCAGATTTATATGAATTTTCAGATTTTGCTAAAGCATTAGATGAAATCCAAGAAGAGAACAACGTCTTAATCTGCAAATCTGCGGGCAATTGCAATAATTTTAGAATTAATGCACCTAAAAGCAGAATAGCAAATTCTGCTGATACTGTTAGAGGTCTTGTAGTTGGCTCCATTGCTCATGATAAATTGGAAACAGATTTTGCCGAAAAAAATAATTCTTCCCCTTTCTCCAGAATTGGCCCCGGGCCATCGAATTTAATAAAACCAGATTTAGTTCATTTTGGAGGAAATGCAGGTTTAGATATCAGCAATAAACTAGTGATAAATCCTGTCAAATCCTTTGCAATAGATGGAAGTTTAGCACACCAGGTTGGAACCAGTTTTTCCACACCCCGTGTAGCAGCCATTACAGCCGGTGTAGATTCAATGTTAAACGAGGAATTTAATTCTCTTCTATTAAAAGCATTAGTAATACATTCTTCAAAATATCCGGAGGAAATGAAAATGTCAATTGCAGAAAAAATTAATTCAACAGGATTTGGAATGCCTTCAAATATTAATGATATTTTATTTAATCAACCGAATGAAATAACATTAATTCTTCAGGATACATTAGAAAAAGGATCGTTCATTGATATTCTTGATTTTCCATTTCCTCAAAGTATGATTGATGATGATGGATATTATTATGGTGAATTAACTGTCACCTTGGTAACATCTCCAATTTTAGAAGTTTCACAAGGAGCTGAATATTGTCAATCCAATATTGATGTTTACTTGGGGAGCTATGATGAAAAAGTTGAAAAAGATATTACCCAGCCCAGAGTGAAGAATCCAATTGGCGCAGAAGGCAGACAGAATGTTTTAGCGACAAGTGTTTACAGCAAGAAAGCAATGAAAGACTTTGACACTTCTTTTGCAACTGAAAGAATGTTGGTTTCATACGGTGATAAATTTCAGCCCGTAAAAAAATGGAGTGTCAATTTTGATGACTTTACCCCAGCAAACAAAGATAAATATTTGAAGACTCCAAAAAACTGGTACTTAAAGCTGGAAGGTTTGTTCAGACATTTTACAGAGAGCAAATGTGAAATGGAAAAAACTACACCAAGCCAAGAATTTTGTTTGATAGTAACAATAAAAGACACTAAAAAGAGAGGAAATATTTATAATGAGGTTACACAGCTTTTGAACAATTTTAGCTTTGTTCATAGCAACGTAAAAATTAGAGAGGAAGTTAGACTAAGATTAAATGGATAA
- a CDS encoding YegP family protein produces MAKYIIRKALNGQYWWVLKAPNGETLLTSETYTTKQNCHSGIVSSKASLADSNFRRLLSIRNEPYFTQNSNNYQVLGTSEMYSSTYARDSGIVSVKRYAQNAIIEDLT; encoded by the coding sequence ATGGCAAAATACATTATTCGAAAAGCGTTAAACGGACAATATTGGTGGGTATTAAAAGCACCAAATGGAGAAACTCTATTAACAAGTGAAACCTATACAACAAAGCAAAACTGCCATAGTGGAATAGTCAGTAGTAAAGCGAGTCTTGCAGATTCTAACTTTCGAAGATTATTATCCATTAGGAATGAGCCCTATTTCACGCAAAACTCAAATAATTACCAAGTATTGGGAACAAGTGAAATGTATTCATCGACGTATGCGCGGGATAGTGGTATAGTAAGTGTAAAAAGATATGCACAGAATGCAATAATAGAGGATTTAACTTAA